CTCGAGGTATATTCTGGAATAATCCAGTGAGTCTGGGTCAGATTAATGAGTTTTCCTGTGAAGTAATCAAAAGGCGTGACGCGGATGTGCAGTTCGATAGCTGCAGCTTCTAAGTCTGGCTTGTTGTCTCCATCAACCGCGAATCGTAATCTCACCCCAGTTATAACATAACCTTTTGGTGCAATCAAGTCATCAAAATTAACACTCTTAGGATGTCCATAGTCAATTCCCGGTTCAAGTACAGTGTTGTcagaattgtaaaaatttttgcctgTTTCattgtattgaaaattttccaattcTTTCCACGAATCTGGTGACGTAAAACCAGGTTTTTCCATGTGTTTCTCTTTTATTTGCACATGAATCATGTGATTACTCTCAACAAATCTGACACCTACAACAGCtctgaaaaaataatcatgtTGACAGTAAAAccataacaattttttgatattgaattcattgcatatttttatatctatattaaaTACTCAAcctgttattattaatatcggTAACTTGTTCTCTGAAGCTAATCGCAGAAATCGTTTCTTTATCGTTCGTTTTTTTGAGACAAGTGCACATGCAATAGTCACAGTAACGGAATTTAAAGAATGCCAGTTCACTGGACACTGATTTCAAGGGGGAATCACATCCTCCAGTTCCGTTACCATAAACTATTCCATTGCTGTCATTAAACCACGAATAACGTCTTGAATCACTCATctgaaataatataaatgtttaGTTATCTATCGCGCAAGCAAGATGGCGCTAGACTATATGCCAAGAAATACCTGCATGTCGTACTTAGAGTCATGTAGGCCAAGTGTGCGCACATTTGCCCCATATGACTCTaattacaccggcacacaaaaaaaaataagttctctgtacttttgacgggaccgatttcttgccatgtattttgacccgctgaatccgaatccgaagtccgtttaacccgtacaccctcagatttttagaaaactttaaaaaacctcaaaaatacacaaaaatcgaccgttttttaaatttataaatttttttaaccctaactaagtATGATTTTgatgtatttcggtcctccacatactaacctgaagtttatttaaaacagtagccatttaaagtctgagtaaattccaaaaaaccccaaaaaattgcaaaaaagcaaaaaaattcttagtattgtgatgaaaaaaattttatagggctaaataaataattattttcatgtatgtttatctgtcacatataattctcgAACATCCGTGGCTCAGAcatatctaaaattttaaataaatggcaaaaattcccaaaaaatcgaaaaaaataaaatttggtataacaaaaatcattttttaaatcgaaataaataaaagaaatcatattgttcgatctgtgatatatatataaaaaatattttggcctaaaacataaaaaaattttaatatgcttcaaaaattttttccatcacaacactaagaatttttttgcttttttgcaattttttggggttttttggaatttactcaaacttaaaatggctaatgttttaaataaacttcaggttagtatgtggaggaccgaaatacatcAAAATCatagttagggttaaaaaaatttataaatttaaaaaacggtcgatttttgtgtatttttgaggttttttaaagttttctaaaaatctgagggtgtacgggttaaacggacttcggattcggattcagcgggtcaaaatacatgggaataaatcggtcccgtcaaaagtacagagaacttatttttttttgtgtgccggtgttatctatatatttgtaaGTAATGGACATAATTACCGCTTCGCATATGTCGTAACTGCTACTAATATACTGACATTCGTAATATTCATCACATTCTGTAGTACTAATAGTCTCTATGTAACCTAAATTACAATTGTGACTACAGGACCCAGTAGTAGTTAAATCTTcttctttaattattatcgtcTGTATCATCcgcttcaattcataatgagACACTCTATCATCTACGTAATAATATTGAACTAATCAAtggattaatatttatattcaatgaCTTATATCGATCGATTATGCAGATAAACAATATTGTACTCACACGCAGGTTTTTTGAAATCACACGTGTGAAGAAAATGTCGCGTCTCGGTTAACAAATCTCTGGTTATTCGTTTTATTTCCTTTAATTCATCCATTATTTTATCGTCCTCCCGGAGCCAGATATCAAATAGATCGACTTTAGAccataaatagtttttttcatcgtaatttttaatttggctgaatggttattaaaatttttacttacaattTTGACACAGATTATTCAGTTTGTTCAAATAATGGAGCATTAGAAATTCTTGTACACGTGACATAAAAACTTGCTGATATAAAGAATAAATACCTGAATTAAATGACCCTGTTTTACCACAAAAATTGTGCGAATCTTCATCCTGCAATCAATTAtttggtttttattattttttgaataattgcctgaatttttaaaattacgatcTTAGCCTCTGTTATAGATacggagtaaaaataaatctcgattcaaaatttttatttgtgtttgtttgatacttagaaaaatttttgtacattagggtgatccaaaaaataacaaatttttgtttttttttcggaaacaggttcaaaagtttcatttagataaaaaaagacgcctgtgaaaattagagctgaatattaacattaagaggttcgtcgcacttttctattttctttaagaataacatggaaaaaattttttttacgtcttctgatttttataagtagctaacgatgcgtcataggaata
The DNA window shown above is from Microplitis mediator isolate UGA2020A chromosome 1, iyMicMedi2.1, whole genome shotgun sequence and carries:
- the LOC130669770 gene encoding uncharacterized protein LOC130669770, encoding MIFNNYLIFTILFIATAVRSAELEFTDLSSIEKFVANIIKFKDSHKVDSYSLSEVEKNKITKKTFNESVNLMNKMHDKHRSRTGRAHSVYLTHFIDQLDKHKPRGEHLYWGHFSRILDTINHKSEGISSYGDLLSSVGDSLMFDDDMIKYCRILDPITSRLIYDGRTNIIREYQTFIVDLREVMKDEDSHNFCGKTGSFNSGIYSLYQQVFMSRVQEFLMLHYLNKLNNLCQNFDLFDIWLREDDKIMDELKEIKRITRDLLTETRHFLHTCDFKKPAFQYYYVDDRVSHYELKRMIQTIIIKEEDLTTTGSCSHNCNLGYIETISTTECDEYYECQYISSSYDICEAMSDSRRYSWFNDSNGIVYGNGTGGCDSPLKSVSSELAFFKFRYCDYCMCTCLKKTNDKETISAISFREQVTDINNNRAVVGVRFVESNHMIHVQIKEKHMEKPGFTSPDSWKELENFQYNETGKNFYNSDNTVLEPGIDYGHPKSVNFDDLIAPKGYVITGVRLRFAVDGDNKPDLEAAAIELHIRVTPFDYFTGKLINLTQTHWIIPEYTSRRELILTDPDNPLKSPVNVIDSKKDQFIRFRNSDLKKDAGQTTVPFFDAQDVEGEKLYPLGGMGIIHRGHEGYGGFLAFKIYDLNLADKLKDE